A region of Clostridium acetobutylicum ATCC 824 DNA encodes the following proteins:
- a CDS encoding DeoR/GlpR family DNA-binding transcription regulator, which yields MFARERYDTILNILNREGKVIVKDLSSKFNVTEDCIRKDLRYLENNNFLKRTYGGAIPIRKTAHYNKISDRRNANVKEKLIIAKKAFDLIEDDETIFLDISTTNIMLAEFLSKSDKKVTVITNMIDIISVLNMENNIKVISTGGVLSKDLNGYACSMTIDVISNYKFNKAFIGSCGVDLYDNSVTTFEVEDGNTKKAIMRNSKVVYLVMDNSKFYFGGTYKFAHFEDIDVIITDKVPSEQILGIMKKNDVDII from the coding sequence TTGTTTGCAAGAGAAAGATACGATACTATTCTCAACATTTTAAACAGAGAAGGAAAAGTAATTGTAAAAGATTTGAGCTCAAAATTCAATGTTACAGAGGACTGCATAAGGAAAGATCTTAGATACTTGGAGAATAATAATTTCCTAAAAAGAACATATGGTGGAGCAATACCCATAAGAAAGACTGCTCACTACAATAAAATAAGTGATAGAAGAAATGCGAATGTGAAAGAAAAGTTAATAATAGCAAAGAAGGCATTTGATTTAATAGAGGATGATGAGACAATATTTTTGGATATATCAACTACCAATATAATGTTAGCTGAATTTCTATCTAAAAGTGATAAGAAGGTAACGGTTATTACCAACATGATAGATATAATCTCTGTATTAAACATGGAAAATAATATAAAGGTAATATCTACAGGAGGTGTTCTCTCTAAAGATTTGAACGGTTATGCATGCTCAATGACTATAGATGTTATATCTAATTATAAATTTAATAAGGCATTTATAGGAAGCTGTGGTGTTGATTTATATGATAATAGTGTCACTACCTTCGAAGTAGAGGACGGAAATACTAAGAAGGCTATAATGAGAAATAGTAAAGTAGTATATCTAGTTATGGATAATAGCAAATTTTATTTTGGAGGAACATATAAATTCGCACATTTTGAAGATATAGATGTTATCATAACTGATAAGGTTCCAAGTGAGCAAATACTGGGGATAATGAAGAAGAATGATGTAGATATTATATAG
- a CDS encoding metal-dependent hydrolase — protein sequence MIFFGHLGLTTGAVKICENTVLSKKKDIDYRFLLVGSILPDLIDKPIGAFFFRNVFHNSRIFGHTLLFSAVLLCIGLYRQLRHKKNGILMLGIGSAIHLILDSMWLYGRILFWPFLGATFPTRPEGHWLNEGILRLLSDPVYFSSEIIGFVIIMYYFIKLIKRGKLRNFIKNGQL from the coding sequence ATGATATTTTTTGGACACTTAGGATTAACAACTGGAGCCGTAAAGATATGTGAAAATACTGTCTTATCAAAGAAAAAAGATATTGATTATAGATTTTTGCTTGTTGGCTCTATACTTCCGGATCTTATTGATAAACCTATAGGAGCATTTTTTTTCAGAAATGTATTTCATAATAGCAGAATATTCGGGCATACACTGTTGTTTTCAGCTGTACTGCTTTGCATTGGATTATACAGGCAATTAAGACACAAAAAAAATGGGATTTTGATGCTTGGAATAGGTAGCGCTATTCACCTTATTCTTGATAGTATGTGGCTATACGGAAGAATATTATTTTGGCCATTCTTAGGCGCTACATTTCCTACAAGACCTGAAGGACATTGGCTTAATGAGGGAATTTTAAGACTGTTATCAGATCCAGTTTACTTTTCTTCGGAAATAATAGGCTTTGTTATTATAATGTACTATTTTATAAAACTTATTAAAAGAGGAAAGTTAAGAAACTTTATAAAAAATGGGCAATTATAG
- a CDS encoding Rrf2 family transcriptional regulator yields MRITQEADYSMRVVLYLSKLGYEQKIDAATIAEHEKLPLRFLLKLLRKLIKSGIVKSYRGVKGGYALNKYPKDINLREVIEAIDGPICVNRCLTDSSYCNAKRTGICEIHNALSLVRSDLIKNLEKINFEDLKDGKR; encoded by the coding sequence ATGAGAATAACACAAGAAGCAGACTATAGTATGAGAGTTGTGCTATACCTATCTAAGCTTGGGTATGAACAAAAGATAGATGCAGCAACTATTGCAGAACATGAAAAGTTACCTCTAAGATTTTTACTTAAACTTTTAAGGAAACTTATAAAAAGTGGCATTGTAAAATCTTATAGGGGTGTAAAGGGTGGTTATGCGTTAAATAAGTACCCGAAGGATATTAATCTAAGAGAGGTAATAGAAGCGATAGATGGACCCATATGTGTCAATAGGTGCTTAACAGATTCGTCTTATTGTAATGCAAAGCGTACAGGTATTTGTGAAATACATAATGCTCTCTCTTTAGTTAGAAGTGACTTAATTAAAAACCTTGAAAAGATAAATTTTGAAGATTTGAAAGATGGAAAGCGGTAA